In Rissa tridactyla isolate bRisTri1 chromosome 21, bRisTri1.patW.cur.20221130, whole genome shotgun sequence, the genomic window GATTCCCGGTgactcccttcttccttcctccctccccagcgcgGCGGCAGAAGGACGCGGAGGGACCTGCAccggctgccccccagcaccgAGCCCGCCGCCATGGCGTCCCGCAAAGCCTCCGCCGCCGGGCAGGGCAACGGGCTGGCGGCCGCCGGCCGGGACAGAGCCCACTTGGAGCTGGCCGAGCTGGGGccgctgctggaggagaagggggacCAAGGAGCCGCCAGCTCGGCCAGTGTAAGCCCTCCCTCGCCCCCCGAGGCCCCGGCGCCCCCATCCTGGGACTCCCCACTCCGTCCTTGCGGATTAACCGGGGAATTTGCCCCTTATCCCATTAGCAGCTTGAACGATGCGGCGGCAGGGTGGGTTTTGCGGGGCCCCGGGGCTGTTCCTCGCGTTGTGTCAGCGCAGAGAGGCCGTGAGGGGCCAGAGGCCGTGAGGGGCAGAGGGTCTGGCTGGTCCCGGAGCTGAGCTGGCCCAAGAACCATTCCCGTCGTGCGGGCGCAGGCCTGGGATGGCCGAGATGCATTGTCTCTGCGTGGCAGCGCTGCTGCTCAGAGTGAAGAGGGTGTTTGAAGGGGGTGTTGGCAGCTTTAGGGCTGGAAATCGCCTTCCCAAACCCACCAGCGGAAAAGGAGGAGgttgggagcagaggcaggatgGACAGAGTGTTCCCAGCTCGGGAGGGTGCCAGGGAGCCGCTGGCCGTGCTCTCCCTTGGGCTCGTGGCTGGGTTGGGGGGCCGGGTTTCCTGGCTGGGCCAAATGGTTGTTCCAGGGGTGTAGGGATGAAAATCCCCCAGGGTAATCCTGCTTTTCAGCAAGGATAAATCTGGGATTAGCCTGCCCGAGATGGTTAAGACAGCAGCGTGTTGCATAAGTGGCGGTGACCGGCGGGTCCGGCCTGTCCCCTCGGGAAGGGATGAAGCCCCAGGTGCTCTCGAAAGGGACTCGCTGCTCTCCACACGCTGTTCCTCCTCCCGCGGGCAGGAATGACTTCCTCCCGGCCTTTCTCCCTCTAGGCAGAAGACCCGCCGTGCCCCGCGGcccgtgaggaagaggaggaggtggtccGTGTGCTGACTCTGCCTCTGCAGGCTCATCACGCGATGGAGAAGATGGAAGAGTTTGTGTATAAGGTATGGGAGCCTGGTGTGATCCCCAATCCTCATTTTGGAATATTAATGAGGCCAGGATGCCCCGGGCTCAGGGTaacaggcaggggctgggacgtGTTGCTTTCTCTGGGTGAAGTTCCCGGGGCTCCATGTGGCTCTGCCGGCTGCCTGCTCCCGGTAGTGTCTCCTGGGAATGGTACAGGAAGGGGATGGCGGCAGCTGGGAGGTGCCGTTGGGTGTTGGAGGTTGTGCCCAGCCGTGCGGGATGAGCAGCGACCTGGGGAGCCGCCCCAGTGCGTCTGCGTTCCTCTACCGGGGACCAAGCACTGTTGCTGGTTTCACCGGGTGCCTGTGCCCGCGGTCCCTGCGGTTCAGTAAGCAGTGGCACCGGCTGAGGGCCAGCCCGGTTCTGTTGCCAGCCAGGGCTCCCTCTTCCCTGACCAAAAAGGAAGGGACTTCCCCACTGCAGGGAACAGTTACTTTGGGCACAGAAGGGTTAAACCTGAGGGTGCAAATCGGCTCTGGCTCCCTGGGGTGCGTGTGGGGAGCGCTCTGCAGGATGTGGGTGGCTTAAGGGGGTGCCTGATTTCGCAAGGGCTAAATTCCCTCTCTCCGAGGAGCCTTACGGGGCATTTTCAGCCCTGGCTGGGCTTGTTCCGCATGTGACTTTTGGCTCCTGGTGTGAGTAAACGTGAGCCTTTGGGCTGGCTCGATGCTCTGGgggccaccagcccagcttggCATGTTGCAGGTGTGGGAAGGGCGCTGGCGCGTGATCCCTTACGACGTGCTGCCTGACTGGCTGAAGGACAACGATTACCTCCTGCACGGCCACAGGCCTCCCATGCCGTCTTTCCGAGCCTGCTTCAAGAGCATCTTCCGAATACACACCGAGACGGGCAACATCTGGACGCACTTGCTAGGTGACTGGGGGGGTTTGGGAGCCCTGGGGCTGAAGGTGGGCTTGTCCCCCACGCACAAGGGTGGCCTTTTATGGCCAGGACTTGCTTGGTGCTGGGGTCCTCTCCGTGCCCGGGGCCTCCCGTTGGAGGGTCACCTTACCCCTGCCTGGTCCGGTGTGCGCAGGCAGCTGGTCGCGAGGTGCCCGAGGGCTCCCGGAGCTCCCTGGGGGAAGAGACCAGGACATTTCCTCACAGCGGGGCCCCCGGGCTGGGTTCAGCGACCGTTTGTGGCTTTGCTTCTCGTGTGGGACAGAAAAACGTGTCCTGGGGCAAGACAGGAAAGCCTCGGAGCACGTTCCTCTGAAACCTGGGGATGGTCGGTGGCTCTTCACCCTGCGCCTGACCGTGCCCTTGCCCCCAGGGACTTGTTTCTCTTTGCGTTTTGTTGAATTCGTTCACTTGCCTTCTGCCTGACTCTCCGTTTGGTGTGTTCCCTGCAGGTTTTGTCTTGTTCCTCTGCTTGGGGATCCTGACCATGCTGCGGCCCAACATGTATTTCATGGCTCCTCTCCAGGAGAAGGTGGTGTTCGGGATGTTCTTCCTGGGAGCAGTGCTGTGCCTCAGCTTCTCCTGGCTTTTCCACACTGTCTACTGTCACTCGGAGAAGGTCTCACGGACTTTTTCAAAGTGAGTCAGCACAAGGGCGGTTGTGTGGTCTCGTAGGAGGTTTCGAGTTGTCACAGCGTTTCCTCTTGGAAAGCGCTGCGTTCCCAAAAGTTTGATCCTTGGCGGGGAAGGGAGCGGTCACCGAATCCTGTGAACCACAGCTGGgtgctggagggctctgccctgcgCCTGAGCACCTTAAATCCGCCGCTCGTACGATGAGGTGGATAATAAAGAGTGGGAACCCGCCGCTCCCAAGGGAACAGCCTTTGTGCCCCTCGTAGCAGTGAACTGAGGAGGGGTCTCGCTCTCATGAGACACGGCAGTTTGGCCGTTGCCAGTTTACCGGCTGCTTTCAAAAACGCTGGTTCGGATCCAATTTGGATTGAaaccaaatggaaagaaaacaaacaggctTCCCGGCAAAGTGGAAAAGCTGGGCAGTGGCCAGTGCCTCTCCCCGAGGGCGGTGCGCGGGCTGCTCTTAGAGGCAAGCTCACGTCAGGCGGAGCAGCAGCGAGTCTTTCAAATAGGATCTGTCAGAGGCCTTTATTTGGGTGCTTCTTGCTGGGAAATCCTGCCAATCTCCTTTGCGTGAACCCCGGAGATCCGGCGGGTCTCCCAGAGATCGTGTCCATAGAACAAACCCTGCTGCTGTGCCCTCAGCAGAAATGTCCTTGCCTACCGGGGAAGGCGCTTGCCACGGCCGCcgcggtggtgggggggggtaaCGCAAGCGGGTGCTTTCGGTGCTGAAATGGTTCCTGGATCGATAGATCGAAAGCACTTTGCAGCGGAGGAGAATAGCGAAATCCATATGGTGGTTTCAGCGCCCGGCCCCCTCTCGTATCCAGCCGGCTCCTGTTCATCCCCTGCGCTCCTGCCGAGCGCTGCATCCCCAGAAGCCGCGTACGCGCCCAGGCCCTTTCTCCTGCCCCAAATGGCGTTGGTGAGACCCAAGATCTCCCCTCTCTGGGCACTCGGCTTCACCCGCGGGGCTGTGGCTGCCTGCCGGGCCGCGGGGGCTCCGTTGGGGCACTGACACACCGTTACTGAGAGGAcgccggggggcaggggggtggagtTTAGGGCTCACCAGTGACTCTCTGTCGTTATACCCCGGCTGCAGGTTGGATTATTCAGGAATTGCACTGCTGATCATGGGgagctttgtcccatggctcTACTATTCGTTCTACTGCTCCCCGCAGCCAAGACTCATCTACCTCTCCATCGTCTGTGTCCTGGGCATCTCTGCCATCATCGTTGCGCAGTGGGACCGGTTTGCCACCCCCAAGCACAGGCAGACAAGAGCAGGTAGGAGTTCTCCCTCCTCACCCCGAgtccccagccccgggagggACTTTGGGAAGATCCCCTTGTGGGGTGGCTCTTCCCCTCCGGGCAGAGCTCCCGGCATCTGCAGAACGAACTCCCCCAGAGCACTacgctgccctgcagcagctcctggcagggagaGTCTCCTTCCTCCTCGGGGGTTTAGATCCTCGGCTCAGCAGGGCCCGAGCTCCGCCTGGCACTCGGCGAGCCCGAGGTTTGGAGCAGACAAACACCGTTTAAAAATAGCCCTGTAAGCGGCGGCCGGGTGGCCTGGGGCTGTGCCGCGCGAAGCCACCTTCTCCGGGAAGCAGTTTGGCAGCGTGAACCTGCAGCTCGGGCGGAGAAGGGAGAGGTTCCCTCGTCTCTCCCCTGCCAGTTACGCGCTGGCATGTTCCTGCCTTCCTGGAGGTGGCAGGGTGAGGCCACCCCTGGCCCGCTCCGCACGTACGCCCTGtctcagccctgctgcaggtTAAACCAGCCTCAGTGAGCGCAGAGAAACGCCTctgcccgccctcccctcccgggggggctccTGCAGCAAAGCGTCTCTTGTAGCAGCCTCGTCGCTGCCTGGCGAGAGACGATGTGCTGAGCTGGGGGCCGGGCAGCAGCGCTGGCGCGTGAGGCAGGACACCCcctgggaggagggcaggggacaagggggggctgccagccccaccgCTGCCCCAGCTGCGGCTCCCGGAGGGGGCTGCTGGCCTCCCCTGGTGCCAAACGAGAGCGTTGGCTGGGCCAAAGCCCGCTGTGAGCACAAGCCGCAGCCGCTCTGGGCTGGTGTCTCGCTGCGGTGCCGTTTGCTCTCCGCCGAACTAATTAGATGCCAGAGTTGAAAATTTCATCACCGCTAATTAGCACCTTCGCCTTGAGGTCCAGGCAGCTTCACCCAACAAATGACTCTGGCGCAGCCCCTCCTGgaagggctggctggggctgctgccttccTCGCGCCTGCGAGGCTCCGGTGCCATCCGACGGGCTGGCACCTTCCCGAAGGGCCATTCCCGGAGCCAGGAGCGGGAGCTGCCACAACCCTGCAGGTGGTGAGCTCTGCCCAGTCAGCACTGGGAGGGGCTGTCAGCACTGGTTTCGACTGGGACGTAGAGCTGTAGATCCCTCATTTTTTGAAGGATAAATGCCGTGGGGGTTGGATAATCCAGGACTGAGCGAGGAAAAGCTGCTGGTGCCTCCAGGACGAGGGGGCGAGGGGAGCAGCAGCGGTTTGCTGATCTCTCCTCTCGGCCGCAGGCGTCTttctggggctggggctgagcggCGTGGTGCCCACCATGCACTTCACCATCGCCGAAGGCTTCGTCAAAGCCACCACCGTCGGCCAGATGGGCTGGTTCTTCCTCATGGCCGTCATGTACATCACAGGCGCGGGGCTCTACGCCGCCCGCATCCCCGAGCGCTTCTTCCCGGGCAAGTTCGACATCTGGGTGAGTGCGGAGCGGAGGCGGCAAGTGCGGGGCGCTGAGCGGATGGAGGGTGGGGTGAGCtccaaggggaggaggaggagggtgggggtgTCCTGCTGCACCCCAGCGCACGTCAGGCAGCCAGACCTTGACTGGTCActgccagcaggcagggcaggcaaagTACAGGGGTGGAAAACGCTGCCTGGGAGCAAGGAGCGGGGAAAAGTGGAGTTCAGGCAGTCCTGGGGTGGTGCAgaagcagcgaggaggaggaggaggaggaggagaaggaggaggaggaggaggaggaagaggtgttCCCGGCGTTACTTTGTGCCCTTTGGTCCCGTCTAAAGGGCTTTTTCGCTTCCCCGCAGTTTCAGTCGCATCAGATCTTCCACGTGCTGGTGGTGGCGGCGGCCTTCGTCCACTTCTACGGGGTGTCGAACCTGCAGGAGTTTCGCTACGGACTGGAAGGGGGGTGCACAGACGACTCTCTGCTCTGAGAGCGCCTGGTTTTAGTACAAGCTTCCTAAGTGCTTTTTAAACTCTGTCTTTGCTAAAATCAAAGGAAGACTCAAAACTCGTTTGGggttgttggttgggttttgtttgtttgtgtttggttggttggttttttttttttttttttaagaaaaaaaaaaaaaaaagaaacagaaaaattctttagCATTATCGACCAAATCCTCACCCCCGTTGCCACACGCttcgctggggctggggggggaggcgAGGCGGCCCCCGGCTGCgctctcacctcctcctccggccaGTCCGGGGTGATCCCACTTTCCCAGGCATGATTCCCTAAAGCCAAGGGTGCGGAACCCCCAGTTCCCGgcccggccgagccccccccaccaccccagctcACCGCCGGAGCCGGCAGCGACACGCACtaccagagattatttttttttttgcatatccctcgcagcagaggaggagggggcagctctgcagccccccccctccctcccagctccgCTGCCCAGGGCACAGATTCGTGTAACTTAAGTTTTAATTGtcttatattttttgtttgtttgtttgtttgttttccttgacaAAGTAATGTAAACATAAATGagagaatatttaatatttaatactaAGCTTTAAAAAGACTTGCTGCCACCGCAGTGTACTCGGCTCCCTCGCTGTCTGTGGTAGTGAAGGAAGGACAGTGTGTTAGGGGAATGTAGAGCTGCTGTAGCTGATTGAAATAAAAAGGTCAATAGTTCAGTGTCGTGCCGGTGCCGTCCGTCTCGTTTTTTGGGTTGGGAGTAGGGAAGTGGCTGGGGGtgtgggtgctgagcacccccagGAGCACCCATGAGGGGGGCAGTGAGACTGGACAGCCCCGAGGGGTGAGATAAAGCAGAGGGAGCCCTGCCGGGGGAGGAAATTCTTCCCTGTCAGGACCAAGGGCTTCCCCCCCCACAGGGGttggtgaggatgaggagggggtgcCCTGAGCTGCCGCAGCCCGGCTGGTGCgtgggggagggaggatggcACCCCAAATCAACGTCTCTGGGGTGATCACGGGGGATTAGGGGGggaagagctgagctgagcaaaGCTCTGCGGCAGCCCGAGCCCGTTACCTTACAGAGGGGTGAGGGAGGAACGCCTGCCAGGGCCACCGCAGCCGTCACCGGTGGCACACGTCCCCaccctccctctgtccctcctgctGTGGGGAAGGGTTGTGTGGTGGCCCCTTTTTGGAGCTGTTTGGATGTGGCCTGGCTTTGGGGGCCTGGTGgagcccccggggcggggagcggcaggTTCCCCGGCTGCAGCTCGACCTACAGCAGCTCCTGCACATCCCCGTATCCCATCCCGGCCACAGCACCGCTGGGAGAGGTCACCCACGACCCCCAGGCCAGGAGGGGACTTGCTGagtcctctcccctcccaccaaACCCCCAAAGGACAGCCCTGGGGTGCGAGGGCCACGCCAGAGGCCGAAACCCTCGAGCCGGCCGGAGTTGAGCAACACCCGAGTGCTCTAATCCCATATAAAGAGTTCGGGAAAACACCCGTgtgattaaaatgaaaagctggaTGCACAGGGGAGGCCCCACAGCTGCTGAGAGTAATTCTCTCTCTGAGACCAGCTCTACGGCTGAGGGTCTCAACCGCGAACAGCAGAGCGTGCTGGCCGGGTGACACAGATCGAGAAAATGGTCTTTAAAATTCAGCCGAGGAGCCGAGTAAGCGGCAAAGGAAGACGAGCCTtcacccccaaacacacacacagagtgcttTTTGTGCTTCAGGTTTTTGAAAACGACACACCAGCAGCAACAACGTGGAACAGTAAGGGAGCAGAGACACAAGGCCCCGGCAGCCCTGGAGCGGTTCCCGGacaggcaggggggtgggaacagGAAAATGTCACTTTTACAGGGCACCAGGACGCAGGAGATGGTCGGGATCCTGCACTCGCGTGCGCCCTTCCTACAATCCCCGCTCACCCCCTTGTCAACCACTACCGTGACCGCTTCTGCCtcatttccctcctctcctcccaccgcACGGCTCTGACGGGCTCCTGCCGCGGGGCAGGGATCAAACGCCTTCCCGGGGGGAGGAAAAGCCATGAAGCGGCTCAGATCATATTAATCAAGTCTTTTTGAATACGGATATTCTATCAGGAACCGACAGAACGCATCATGCAAGCACGATGCCAGCAAGCAATAGTATAAACTAGCATTAACAACGGAAAATCGCACGGGATGATTTTTTAACCGCTGGCAAGAGGGAACGTGCCTCCACGCCTGGAGTTTAAGAACAAAACCACGGAGCAGACGTTTTAATTGTGCTTAGGACCGGATCCGAGGCGGAAAggccagcagcagaggtgaggaaGTAGTTTGCTGCCACCTCTTGCCAAAGGGGGCTCAAAGGCCTTGCGGGTttaggggaaggggggggaacgCCGCAGCCCCGCGCATCCACAAAAGGCAGATTCGGCTTTGACCGAAGAACTGGGGCTGCACGGCGGCAGGCGTAGGAAACAACAGCCGTGAAATATATATTGCTGGAAATAATTTTCACTGGCTTGCACATTCTCCCAATAATATTCACTTTAGGAATGTAAAACCGCGTGTGGATTAGTTTCCTTAAGCTGAAATATGTGTGGCGACCTAAATCCGGTGGGGAAGAGGCTAAACTCCAGCTGCGTTCGCTGTCACTGCCACATCCCAGAGAAGACTCCAAAGACTTTCACTTCGGTCCATGTCCAAAGGATGACAAGACTCCATTTGGTCCTTGTCTCAAATCTCCGTGTATTCTATCAGACATGTGTTAACATTACAGCAATGGAATCTATCGGGAATAAATAGATTTGTCATCTTCTAGAAGTTCTCCTGTGCGGCTTTACACTGAAAAGCGCTGAAGGTCCCCTCGGCATGGGTCGTGTAAGAGACTACCACCGCTGTAAAGACATACCATACCGCCTCTGGCTCCTCCAGCATTTGAAATTTCAGCTCGGGTACAACGTGAACCAGGAGAACGAGGAGAACCATCACTGGTATTGTCTGTAGTCGCCAAACGGAGAGGGCTGCAACTGCGA contains:
- the ADIPOR1 gene encoding adiponectin receptor protein 1, with translation MASRKASAAGQGNGLAAAGRDRAHLELAELGPLLEEKGDQGAASSASAEDPPCPAAREEEEEVVRVLTLPLQAHHAMEKMEEFVYKVWEGRWRVIPYDVLPDWLKDNDYLLHGHRPPMPSFRACFKSIFRIHTETGNIWTHLLGFVLFLCLGILTMLRPNMYFMAPLQEKVVFGMFFLGAVLCLSFSWLFHTVYCHSEKVSRTFSKLDYSGIALLIMGSFVPWLYYSFYCSPQPRLIYLSIVCVLGISAIIVAQWDRFATPKHRQTRAGVFLGLGLSGVVPTMHFTIAEGFVKATTVGQMGWFFLMAVMYITGAGLYAARIPERFFPGKFDIWFQSHQIFHVLVVAAAFVHFYGVSNLQEFRYGLEGGCTDDSLL